One window of the Chitinophaga niabensis genome contains the following:
- a CDS encoding DUF4843 domain-containing protein has translation MKRLYAVIILCYWLMSCSKDAVDEYGEMSYVYLANDSASINEVHPIEYSFAFHPGVDKDTVAVLVKLIGKLSDQDRPVTLTIDATQTTALTSDYQLPAPMILRAGRALDTIALVLHKSDRLKAEKFKIRLMLHSNEHFRLGPPANRYIDITFSDMIARPGWWNNVIETNFLGRYSNAKYRLFIEATGIADMTGLSETEQRAYAIIFRDFLARGRENGEIYEDENGMINVSPNLF, from the coding sequence ATGAAACGTTTATATGCCGTAATCATATTATGCTACTGGTTAATGAGCTGCAGCAAGGATGCGGTAGACGAATATGGTGAGATGAGTTATGTTTATCTGGCCAACGACAGTGCAAGCATCAACGAGGTGCACCCCATTGAATATTCCTTTGCCTTCCATCCGGGAGTAGACAAGGATACTGTGGCGGTGCTGGTAAAGCTGATAGGCAAACTGAGTGATCAGGACAGGCCGGTCACCCTTACGATAGATGCAACGCAAACTACAGCCTTAACGAGCGACTACCAATTGCCTGCTCCGATGATATTGCGTGCAGGGCGTGCCCTGGATACCATTGCCCTGGTGCTTCACAAGTCTGATCGCCTGAAGGCGGAGAAATTCAAGATCAGGCTCATGCTTCATTCAAATGAGCATTTCCGGCTCGGACCTCCCGCCAACCGGTATATCGACATTACTTTTTCTGACATGATCGCCCGTCCGGGATGGTGGAACAATGTTATTGAAACTAATTTCCTGGGCCGGTATTCCAACGCCAAATATCGTCTTTTCATTGAGGCTACGGGCATCGCGGATATGACTGGCCTGTCTGAAACCGAGCAAAGAGCCTATGCGATCATCTTCCGTGATTTTCTCGCCCGCGGCCGTGAAAACGGAGAAATATATGAAGATGAAAATGGTATGATCAATGTTTCGCCTAATTTATTCTGA
- a CDS encoding PKD-like family lipoprotein: MKQAKLYSLIALLFLLASCYKDKGNYTYDELNKVTIVIEGGGFLSPRASDTLHIRPQLIYRGDTVLASALTETFSYTWYCNNEQISTGPVLDYPVRNLTGLRPYVKLKVVNKKDESTFLEGFYVDAIPAYLTGWVVLTKKNNRGIISFIDPVTFEVTADFYTTISGKELGPDVVEVKEHWMAGSGLSNPGNILIVRNDAAGNIELNGINLGPLYNTNNFFLGNTLPPDFRPRSEFYMWDYSMMLDDNGNIYTRKHANSAFSQSGVYPNKPMFIPGGVKFDKGWTGTYLSGQTILYDKTKGQLFLGSDRGLVLPVNYMPGPPIPPGTTLINAMDKEMVYVGKLQQGRFTSSYYLVFFDGNKHFVQKIMVMDNFYTIQALFFSERAFGEGTANAKSVFCQLPRIDNYLFYSGGSGDKTLYLYEQGPARSSEYFSFDSPIKTITASQNQVLGVNTHDQLMVGLENGDVYILGILSDQIANPSRRLIKKIMLGQGVPVSSMYKMGFGYTQM; this comes from the coding sequence ATGAAACAAGCAAAACTATATAGCCTCATTGCCCTGCTGTTCTTACTGGCTTCCTGTTATAAGGACAAGGGCAACTATACTTATGATGAGCTCAACAAAGTAACGATCGTAATTGAAGGCGGTGGCTTTTTAAGTCCCAGGGCCAGCGATACGTTGCACATCCGGCCACAGCTCATTTATCGTGGAGACACGGTGCTGGCCAGCGCGCTTACGGAAACTTTTTCGTATACCTGGTATTGTAACAACGAGCAGATAAGCACAGGGCCGGTGCTGGATTATCCCGTACGCAACCTGACCGGCCTGCGGCCCTATGTTAAGCTGAAAGTAGTCAACAAAAAAGATGAATCTACTTTCCTGGAAGGATTTTACGTAGATGCTATTCCGGCATACCTCACAGGCTGGGTTGTATTAACAAAAAAAAATAACCGCGGTATCATATCTTTTATTGACCCGGTCACTTTTGAAGTGACGGCCGACTTTTATACAACGATCTCCGGAAAGGAGCTCGGTCCTGATGTGGTGGAAGTTAAAGAACATTGGATGGCTGGTTCCGGACTGAGCAATCCGGGAAATATCCTCATTGTAAGAAACGATGCTGCGGGTAATATAGAACTGAACGGCATCAATCTGGGACCTCTTTATAACACCAATAATTTCTTTCTTGGAAATACACTGCCTCCCGATTTTCGCCCCCGGTCAGAGTTTTATATGTGGGATTACAGCATGATGCTTGACGATAACGGGAACATATATACGCGGAAGCATGCGAACAGTGCGTTTTCCCAATCCGGTGTATATCCCAATAAACCAATGTTCATACCGGGTGGTGTGAAATTCGACAAAGGCTGGACCGGTACTTATTTAAGCGGGCAGACCATCCTGTACGACAAAACAAAAGGCCAGCTTTTCCTGGGCTCGGACCGGGGGCTTGTACTACCGGTTAACTATATGCCCGGACCTCCTATACCTCCAGGCACTACCCTCATCAACGCTATGGATAAAGAAATGGTGTACGTGGGAAAATTACAGCAGGGGCGGTTCACATCTTCTTACTACCTGGTGTTCTTTGATGGCAACAAACACTTTGTGCAAAAGATCATGGTGATGGATAACTTTTATACGATTCAGGCGCTGTTCTTTTCCGAGAGGGCCTTCGGTGAAGGCACTGCCAACGCGAAAAGTGTTTTCTGCCAGTTACCCCGTATTGACAATTATCTCTTTTATTCAGGAGGTAGCGGAGATAAAACCCTTTACCTGTATGAACAAGGGCCGGCAAGAAGCTCGGAGTATTTCTCCTTTGATTCTCCCATAAAAACCATTACTGCCAGCCAGAATCAGGTGCTGGGTGTCAACACCCATGATCAACTGATGGTAGGGCTGGAAAACGGTGATGTGTATATTCTTGGGATATTGTCTGATCAGATTGCCAACCCTTCCCGCCGCTTAATAAAAAAGATCATGCTGGGCCAGGGAGTGCCTGTAAGCAGCATGTACAAAATGGGATTTGGCTATACTCAAATGTAA
- a CDS encoding ABC transporter ATP-binding protein, translated as MKQPIIKAEQLSHRYTAQWAIRDIDFEIPVKGIYGLLGSNGSGKSTMMNILCGVLKPTKGDVFINGVNIRTDAITAKSLMGFLPQKPPLHIDLTVDEYLAHCAGLRLIPRKEQAHAVNKVLDQCGITHFRKRLIRNLSGGYQQRVGIAQAIIHNPELVVLDEPTNGLDPNQIVEIRNLIKEIAQERTVILSTHMLSEVQAACNYILMLAEGRVVFSGSVEEFDRYAAPGTIVLTMLEPRGAEELKRLSNVVDVESLGVARYRVKVDSVDDMLETIIGQSVQHGWRLKEINAEKNSMDTIFAELSKKQSRS; from the coding sequence ATGAAACAACCAATTATAAAAGCTGAACAGCTCTCGCATCGTTATACCGCTCAATGGGCTATCCGTGATATCGATTTTGAAATACCTGTTAAAGGTATCTACGGGTTGTTAGGGTCCAACGGATCAGGCAAGTCTACCATGATGAACATTTTATGTGGTGTGCTGAAACCCACTAAAGGAGATGTTTTTATCAATGGGGTCAATATTCGTACAGATGCAATTACTGCCAAAAGTTTAATGGGATTCCTTCCTCAAAAACCTCCTCTGCATATAGACCTCACTGTTGACGAATATCTCGCACACTGTGCGGGACTAAGATTGATACCACGCAAAGAGCAGGCGCATGCAGTGAACAAGGTACTTGACCAATGTGGTATCACCCATTTCAGGAAAAGACTGATACGAAATTTATCGGGAGGTTATCAGCAGCGGGTAGGTATTGCACAGGCTATTATTCATAATCCTGAACTGGTTGTATTGGATGAGCCCACCAATGGCCTTGATCCCAACCAGATCGTTGAGATCCGGAACCTTATTAAAGAAATAGCGCAGGAAAGAACGGTGATCCTGTCCACTCACATGCTTTCCGAAGTACAGGCAGCCTGCAATTACATCCTGATGCTGGCGGAAGGTCGCGTGGTTTTCTCCGGCAGTGTGGAAGAGTTTGATCGTTATGCAGCGCCCGGTACTATTGTGCTCACCATGCTCGAGCCAAGGGGAGCGGAGGAATTAAAACGGCTGTCTAATGTGGTGGATGTAGAATCACTTGGTGTGGCCCGGTACCGGGTGAAAGTAGACAGCGTGGATGATATGCTGGAAACGATCATCGGCCAGAGCGTTCAGCATGGCTGGCGCCTCAAGGAGATCAACGCAGAGAAAAATTCAATGGATACCATTTTTGCTGAATTGTCTAAAAAACAGTCCCGGTCCTGA
- a CDS encoding SusC/RagA family TonB-linked outer membrane protein, which produces MRLTALLIAVLLLVHLSAMSQTITFSGKDIAMKEVFQVIEEQTGHVISGDRSILTSSKPVSLSVEKLPVEQFLNLVFKDQGITYRLRGKNIFLSRKALPPSQTAVAAVVQPAIVTGTVRSRSGELLAGVSIRVKGTQSGTTTDAQGSFRLSIERSTILQISSIGYETLEVGVRETANGYVVSAVKAEMNDNVKAGSGKVINIELVLETSNSQMNQVIVNGYSNINKNNFTGSAVTIKREELLKVAPNNILRSLQIFDPSFKVLDNNSLGSDPNNINPVYIRGRSGIGDVTLPDDGAALSPTQLRNDPNLPTFILDGYEVPVQRIFDLDPTRVETITILKDAASTAIYGSRAANGVVVIETVKPVSGKLRVNYSLNGSITAPDLSGYHLLNAREKLELERIAGLFERRDNENPDQAMRREQNYYGKLAEINRGVETDWLSQPLRTGLNQRHNLLIEGGSKEFVFGADMNFARTQGVMKGSERNNNSIGFSISYRKNNLMFRNYIQWNNIQSQESPFGSFSTYAEQNPYEVFRDEEGNYKKLLTDWGHPGSIGNPLYDAHLKSYNRKKHNDFSNNFNLRWTIADGLRLDTRLSVMLQNSQQQDFKDPASSQFDRMEFTKRGTKSILDDEMLTWDFNALLLYGKGYGKHYLNTTLGANANQKDMTRSGYAVQGFLTGNTDDINFAAEILNKPTGDNEKSRLLGFLASANYSYDNIYLLDFSGRYDGASQFGANARFAPFWSLGAGINIHNYKSIQKKYPWLTNFKVRSNYGQVGKAGFSQSVSKSTYSYNFEDWYAFGIGANIITLANPNLEWEKTTMFDAGFDLTIFSKLSVTLNYYHKKTVDLIGDITLPFSTGFKSYKSNLGEILNEGYEISARYQVLTTKNISLNVYATTAHNSNKFLKIGDALKDYNKRVEEYYRGHTVVNKPLNKYYEGASQTAIYAMQSLGINPADGREVFLDQNGEVTYTWNQSQHMVVGDSEPDWRGAFGFNLSYRSFFIFTGFLYEYGGDMYNNTLVSKVENANIYKNVDSRVFTDRWQKPGDITLLKDVRLWNNATQVTSRFVQRNNYMEINSVTIGYDLPRHILNRWKVNTCRVQVTSNELGRISSIDTERGTEFPYARTINLTLNLGF; this is translated from the coding sequence ATGAGATTAACAGCGTTATTAATTGCTGTTCTTCTCCTGGTTCACCTATCTGCTATGTCCCAGACTATCACGTTCTCGGGTAAGGACATTGCCATGAAAGAAGTGTTCCAGGTGATCGAAGAACAGACAGGTCATGTGATCTCCGGCGACAGGAGCATCCTCACTTCTTCAAAGCCGGTTTCCCTATCCGTTGAGAAGCTTCCGGTAGAACAGTTCCTCAACCTTGTATTTAAGGACCAGGGTATTACTTATCGCCTCCGCGGAAAAAATATCTTTCTTTCGCGTAAGGCACTGCCGCCCAGTCAAACGGCCGTGGCGGCTGTTGTTCAGCCGGCGATTGTTACGGGCACAGTCCGTTCCCGTTCAGGTGAATTGCTGGCGGGTGTATCAATCCGGGTGAAAGGAACGCAATCAGGCACTACCACTGATGCACAAGGATCCTTTCGGCTCAGCATCGAACGGAGTACCATCCTGCAAATTTCCAGCATCGGTTATGAAACCCTTGAAGTAGGCGTACGTGAAACGGCGAACGGTTACGTGGTCTCTGCCGTTAAAGCAGAGATGAATGATAACGTAAAAGCAGGTTCTGGTAAAGTGATCAATATTGAGCTTGTGCTGGAAACGAGCAACAGCCAGATGAACCAGGTGATCGTTAATGGTTATTCCAATATCAATAAGAACAATTTTACCGGTTCAGCTGTCACGATCAAACGGGAAGAGCTCTTGAAAGTAGCGCCGAATAACATACTGCGAAGTCTTCAGATCTTTGATCCTTCTTTCAAAGTACTGGATAATAACAGCCTGGGTTCTGATCCCAACAACATCAACCCGGTTTATATTCGCGGCCGTTCCGGCATTGGCGATGTTACACTTCCGGATGATGGCGCAGCCCTTTCTCCCACTCAGTTACGCAACGATCCTAACCTGCCCACCTTTATCCTGGATGGCTACGAGGTACCAGTGCAAAGGATCTTTGATCTGGACCCCACCCGCGTGGAAACCATCACCATTCTCAAGGATGCGGCTTCAACAGCCATCTATGGATCGCGGGCGGCCAATGGTGTGGTAGTGATAGAAACCGTAAAACCGGTGAGCGGGAAATTGCGGGTGAACTACTCATTGAACGGAAGCATTACAGCACCTGACCTTTCAGGTTATCACCTGCTGAACGCAAGGGAAAAGCTGGAATTGGAAAGGATCGCAGGTTTATTTGAACGCCGCGATAATGAAAACCCTGACCAGGCGATGAGACGTGAGCAAAACTACTACGGTAAACTTGCAGAGATCAACCGCGGCGTGGAAACAGACTGGCTATCGCAACCTTTGCGCACCGGCCTGAATCAACGGCATAATCTCCTGATAGAAGGCGGCTCCAAAGAGTTTGTCTTCGGTGCAGACATGAATTTCGCCCGTACACAGGGCGTAATGAAGGGTTCTGAACGGAACAACAATTCCATTGGCTTCTCCATTTCCTACAGGAAGAACAACCTGATGTTCAGGAATTACATCCAGTGGAATAATATTCAGTCCCAGGAATCTCCGTTCGGTTCCTTTTCAACATATGCAGAACAGAATCCCTACGAAGTTTTCCGGGACGAGGAAGGCAACTACAAAAAGCTGTTGACGGACTGGGGGCATCCGGGTAGCATTGGGAATCCACTATATGATGCGCATCTTAAAAGCTATAACCGGAAGAAGCACAACGATTTTTCCAACAACTTCAATCTCCGGTGGACGATAGCGGACGGTTTGCGGCTGGATACCCGGCTTTCCGTAATGCTGCAGAACAGCCAACAGCAGGATTTTAAAGATCCGGCATCTTCACAGTTTGACAGAATGGAATTCACAAAAAGGGGAACGAAAAGCATACTGGATGATGAGATGCTTACCTGGGATTTCAATGCCCTGCTTTTGTATGGCAAGGGCTATGGCAAACACTACCTCAACACAACCCTGGGTGCCAATGCCAACCAGAAGGATATGACACGGTCTGGTTATGCCGTTCAGGGATTTCTCACTGGCAACACAGACGATATTAATTTCGCTGCCGAAATCCTGAACAAGCCAACGGGTGATAATGAGAAATCCCGGCTGCTCGGCTTCCTGGCCTCAGCTAACTATAGCTATGACAATATCTATCTGCTTGATTTTTCTGGTCGCTATGACGGCGCTTCGCAATTTGGCGCTAATGCGCGTTTTGCACCTTTTTGGTCCCTGGGCGCTGGTATCAACATTCATAACTATAAGAGCATACAGAAAAAATATCCCTGGCTGACCAACTTTAAAGTGCGTTCCAACTATGGACAGGTTGGCAAAGCCGGATTTTCACAAAGTGTATCCAAAAGTACTTACAGCTATAATTTTGAAGACTGGTATGCTTTCGGTATTGGTGCTAATATAATTACACTCGCTAATCCGAACCTGGAATGGGAAAAGACTACGATGTTCGATGCCGGTTTTGATCTCACTATTTTTAGCAAGCTGAGCGTAACATTGAATTATTACCATAAGAAAACAGTAGACCTGATCGGGGATATTACATTGCCTTTTTCCACAGGTTTCAAGTCGTATAAAAGCAACCTGGGCGAAATACTGAATGAGGGCTACGAGATCAGCGCGCGGTACCAGGTGCTGACCACCAAAAACATTAGCCTGAACGTGTATGCTACCACAGCGCACAACAGTAATAAATTTCTAAAGATCGGGGATGCGTTGAAAGACTATAACAAACGCGTGGAAGAATACTATAGAGGGCACACTGTGGTGAACAAACCCCTGAATAAATACTATGAAGGTGCATCTCAAACCGCTATCTACGCCATGCAGTCGCTGGGTATCAATCCGGCGGATGGGAGGGAGGTATTCCTGGATCAGAATGGAGAAGTAACCTATACCTGGAACCAGAGCCAGCATATGGTTGTAGGTGATTCTGAACCGGATTGGAGAGGGGCGTTCGGGTTTAACTTAAGTTATAGATCATTCTTCATTTTTACCGGGTTCCTGTATGAATATGGGGGTGACATGTACAACAATACGCTCGTAAGCAAAGTGGAAAATGCCAATATTTATAAGAATGTAGACAGTCGTGTATTTACAGATCGCTGGCAGAAACCCGGAGATATCACGCTTTTAAAAGATGTGCGCTTATGGAACAATGCTACACAGGTAACGTCACGTTTTGTGCAACGCAATAATTATATGGAAATCAATTCCGTGACGATTGGCTACGATCTTCCCAGGCATATCCTCAACAGGTGGAAGGTAAATACCTGCAGAGTGCAGGTGACCAGTAATGAACTGGGACGTATATCAAGCATCGATACGGAGCGGGGAACTGAATTTCCCTACGCAAGAACCATCAACCTCACTTTAAACCTGGGTTTTTAA
- a CDS encoding Gldg family protein codes for MKQIIRIARTELQLLFYSPIAWLILIVFTIQASLVFCGVLGGFVNFKEMGYNLNAVTLNLYTDPQQGFYARLLGYLYFYIPLLTMGMMSRELSSGSIKLLYSSPISDAQIIFGKFMSIAVYALLMTGIVFLFTLYGAFVVDQFDFPATLTGLLGIFLLICAYGAVGLFMSSLTSYQVVAAMGTFAVFAVLNYTSQLWQDVPFVRDIMFWLSISGRTNEFIGGIISSEDLIYFIAVIGLFLGLCIFRFRAVRQKTRQSVSLGRYLLVIGSAVVIGYLSSRPALMYFYDATRTKLRTLTKASQDIVSKAEGGLTITTYANALDEDRWLWMGMPRAELDDMRRFREYFRFKPEIKMNYVHYYAKGKNEKSLDQRYPTLNDGARMGKVAQAYGVDSALFLPVNEIGSIKETLAGEEFRYVKVLKRDNGQQSVLRVFNDAMGFPSEAEISAAIKRLVTTLPKVAFVEGHGERDCIKEGDRDYNKFARENTFRHSLINQGFDFEQLSLDKEVPAHISIMVIADVKTAMPESHLQHLKQYVARGGNLLIAAEPKRQGTMNVITELFGVRLMEGRLVKPSRDYQADLILTRPTKEAGDLSGAFGSVHRNKQVVVMPSVVGLRYNEAAAKGYKVTPLFVTDSAGAWNELETVDFVDDSVAFNLEAGETAAADLATAIALSRKVNGKEQKVIILGDADCISNGELGHTRKDIMSANFMLIAGSFNWLSNYEAPVDVSRPPFTDNNIHIGKTGFKISKIAFTGVLPTLMVLGYLLIWFRRRRQ; via the coding sequence ATGAAACAAATTATAAGAATCGCCCGTACTGAACTGCAGCTGCTTTTTTATTCGCCCATCGCGTGGCTTATCCTTATTGTGTTCACCATCCAGGCCAGCCTCGTTTTCTGCGGTGTCCTGGGAGGTTTCGTCAATTTTAAGGAAATGGGATACAACTTAAATGCGGTTACGCTTAACTTATATACCGATCCCCAGCAAGGATTTTATGCAAGGTTGCTCGGATACCTCTACTTCTATATACCGTTGCTTACCATGGGCATGATGAGCCGTGAGCTGAGCAGCGGCTCCATCAAGCTGCTTTATTCTTCGCCGATCAGCGATGCCCAGATCATTTTCGGAAAATTTATGTCCATTGCAGTCTATGCGCTGCTGATGACCGGTATTGTGTTCCTGTTTACTCTATACGGAGCCTTTGTGGTGGACCAATTCGACTTCCCTGCTACCTTAACCGGCCTGTTAGGTATTTTTCTGCTGATCTGTGCTTATGGTGCTGTGGGACTTTTTATGTCCAGTCTCACCTCATATCAGGTGGTTGCCGCCATGGGGACTTTTGCCGTCTTTGCTGTGTTGAATTACACCAGCCAGTTATGGCAGGATGTACCCTTTGTTCGTGATATTATGTTCTGGTTGTCCATCAGCGGCAGAACAAATGAATTCATTGGGGGCATCATTAGTAGTGAAGATCTGATTTATTTCATCGCGGTTATCGGCCTGTTCCTGGGACTGTGCATTTTCCGGTTCCGTGCTGTACGCCAGAAAACCAGGCAGTCTGTTTCCCTGGGTCGTTACTTGTTAGTGATCGGGAGTGCGGTAGTGATTGGCTACCTGAGCTCGCGCCCCGCATTGATGTATTTTTATGATGCTACCAGAACAAAATTGCGCACACTTACCAAGGCTAGCCAGGATATTGTCAGTAAAGCAGAGGGTGGTTTGACGATCACCACTTATGCGAATGCGTTAGACGAAGACCGTTGGCTATGGATGGGTATGCCCAGGGCAGAACTGGATGATATGCGCCGGTTCAGAGAGTATTTCCGGTTCAAACCGGAGATTAAAATGAACTACGTGCACTATTATGCCAAAGGCAAAAATGAAAAGTCATTGGATCAGCGATATCCCACATTAAATGACGGAGCGCGGATGGGAAAGGTTGCCCAGGCCTATGGTGTGGATTCGGCATTGTTTTTACCGGTGAACGAAATCGGAAGCATAAAGGAAACATTGGCCGGCGAGGAGTTCAGGTATGTAAAGGTACTGAAGCGTGATAACGGACAGCAATCCGTATTGCGTGTTTTTAATGATGCCATGGGCTTTCCTTCTGAAGCAGAAATAAGCGCCGCTATTAAACGACTGGTTACTACTTTGCCAAAAGTAGCGTTTGTGGAAGGGCATGGTGAGCGTGACTGCATCAAAGAAGGAGATCGCGACTATAACAAATTTGCCAGAGAGAATACTTTCCGGCACTCCCTCATCAACCAGGGCTTCGACTTCGAGCAACTCTCTCTTGATAAAGAAGTGCCGGCGCATATAAGTATCATGGTGATTGCGGATGTGAAAACAGCCATGCCGGAATCCCATCTGCAGCACCTGAAACAATATGTTGCCAGGGGAGGGAACCTGCTTATAGCGGCTGAACCCAAACGGCAAGGCACCATGAACGTTATCACAGAACTTTTTGGCGTACGATTGATGGAAGGCAGGCTGGTAAAACCCAGCAGAGACTACCAGGCTGACCTGATATTAACCCGTCCAACAAAAGAGGCGGGTGATCTCTCTGGTGCTTTTGGCTCCGTTCACCGCAACAAGCAGGTTGTGGTGATGCCATCAGTAGTTGGCCTCCGGTACAATGAGGCCGCTGCTAAGGGATATAAGGTTACACCTTTGTTCGTAACTGACTCTGCAGGTGCCTGGAATGAACTGGAAACGGTTGATTTTGTAGATGACAGTGTGGCCTTCAACCTGGAGGCCGGCGAAACAGCTGCCGCTGATTTGGCCACTGCTATTGCACTCAGCCGCAAGGTTAACGGAAAGGAACAAAAAGTGATCATCCTGGGTGATGCGGATTGTATTAGCAATGGTGAGCTCGGCCATACGCGCAAGGATATTATGTCAGCCAATTTCATGCTGATCGCAGGATCCTTCAACTGGCTATCCAACTACGAGGCTCCTGTGGATGTAAGCCGTCCGCCATTTACTGATAATAACATTCATATAGGGAAAACAGGTTTCAAGATCTCTAAAATAGCTTTCACAGGTGTTTTACCTACGCTGATGGTGCTTGGTTACCTGCTAATATGGTTTAGGCGAAGAAGACAATAA
- a CDS encoding RagB/SusD family nutrient uptake outer membrane protein: MKKFLMTQKSRLVVLAGIMILFSGCVKNWLELEPKSEVSADVLFETPEGFSIALNGIYTNLSSGTLYGGELTHGFVDVLARCYDLKNTLYDQLKNYDYVSAGMDQRINSIWALAYSTIANCNGLLNEMNKKGPQFFKAHERARLEGEILSIRAMLHFDLLRLYAPAPVVQDAAAIPYYTTLTHVPMPEKRTSEILQLIIADLTRSKELQKPFDSRVAAKEDFHRYRYRFGEDQTFFGTGKRGFRMGYYATAALLARVAIYVGNNQLAYANAMEVINDKRENNESTILFTPATIIDVGEYDRLLSDDILFSLYRIKFEEGFNKVTFLLPNTSQIFGSDLNSDYRKKCYLTTNGRQLLKFDMEQEREGEITSAIPMIRLSELYHIAAETLYDTDPDGALALLNTLRAKRGCTVPLSSIASKSAFEDVIINDARREFVGEGKLFFLYKRLNKTVLDETGGNQTLTGKFVLPVTER, encoded by the coding sequence ATGAAAAAGTTCTTAATGACACAAAAGAGCCGCCTGGTAGTATTGGCTGGCATCATGATCCTGTTCTCCGGTTGTGTGAAGAACTGGCTTGAGCTGGAACCAAAGTCCGAGGTATCTGCCGATGTGCTTTTCGAAACACCTGAAGGCTTTTCAATAGCGCTCAATGGTATCTATACCAATCTATCTTCCGGTACTTTATATGGTGGCGAGCTTACACATGGTTTCGTGGATGTATTAGCCCGTTGCTACGACCTGAAGAACACCCTATACGACCAGTTGAAAAATTACGACTATGTATCTGCAGGTATGGACCAACGCATCAATTCCATCTGGGCGCTTGCATATAGCACTATCGCCAATTGCAACGGGTTGCTCAACGAGATGAATAAAAAGGGGCCGCAGTTTTTTAAAGCGCATGAGCGGGCCAGGCTGGAGGGAGAAATACTTTCTATCCGTGCAATGTTGCACTTCGACCTGCTTCGTCTATATGCGCCTGCACCTGTAGTGCAGGATGCTGCTGCCATTCCCTATTATACAACACTCACCCATGTGCCTATGCCGGAAAAGCGCACCAGTGAAATATTGCAGCTGATCATTGCTGATCTTACACGCAGCAAAGAGCTGCAAAAACCTTTTGATTCCCGTGTGGCTGCCAAAGAAGATTTTCATAGGTACCGCTACCGGTTTGGCGAAGATCAAACATTTTTTGGTACAGGAAAACGGGGCTTCCGCATGGGGTATTATGCTACTGCTGCACTCCTGGCACGTGTTGCTATATATGTAGGCAATAATCAGCTTGCTTACGCTAATGCCATGGAAGTGATCAATGATAAAAGGGAGAACAATGAATCGACCATTTTATTTACACCAGCTACCATCATTGACGTAGGTGAGTACGACCGGCTCCTGTCTGATGATATTCTTTTTTCGCTGTACCGGATAAAGTTTGAAGAAGGCTTCAACAAAGTCACCTTTTTATTGCCTAATACTTCCCAGATCTTCGGCAGCGACCTGAACTCCGATTATAGAAAAAAATGTTACCTCACTACTAACGGAAGGCAGCTGTTGAAGTTTGACATGGAGCAGGAGCGGGAAGGTGAAATTACTTCCGCAATTCCTATGATCAGGCTTAGTGAATTATATCATATTGCCGCCGAAACGTTGTACGATACTGATCCTGACGGCGCCCTGGCGCTGTTAAATACCCTCCGTGCGAAGCGGGGTTGTACTGTCCCGCTTTCTTCTATTGCTTCCAAATCAGCGTTCGAGGATGTAATTATCAACGATGCCCGCAGGGAGTTCGTGGGGGAAGGTAAATTGTTTTTCCTCTATAAACGGCTGAACAAAACCGTATTGGACGAAACGGGAGGTAACCAAACACTGACGGGCAAATTTGTATTGCCGGTAACTGAAAGATAG